The Fibrobacter sp. genomic interval TGGACGGAACGCCACCGTGGCGAAATCTGGGATTGTGCCCGCGACGATTCTGACAACCCGAGCGACGAAATTCTGCTCGACAACCTGCGCGCCCTGCTGCTGTGCAAGGGCAGCCTCCAGCCTGCCGCCGAAATGGGCGACATGATCAAGGAAATCACTAAGGAAGTGTGGTACAGGAACGAGGACACGACCGAAGCCCCGGACCTCGTCGCCGACGACTGGAGACGCAAGTACCTCACCAAGTGGCGCGAAGCCCGCATGTTCGAAGCGTTCGTGCTCATCGAGAAGCGCGCGCAGGACCTGCTGAAAATTCTGAAGGCCTAGTGGATGCCCTTGCCCCTGGCGGGGCTGCGGCATGACGACTGGATTGAACCGTTTACAGGTGGTTCCTGGATGAGCCGGAGGGCAATGCGGGTCTGCGGGCTGCGCGGGCCTATTTCACCCATTTTGATTTGAAGCGGACGGGAAGCCAGAGTTCCGTATATCCCGATTCGCTCTTCCGGTAGCGCCAATAGGCGTCGATATGGCGCCTCAGCGACTCGCCCAGGGATTCATCCTCGGCGTTGGTGAACTCCATCTCCTTGCAAGCGAAATTGCCGAGCGAATCTATCGCAAGGCGGAGCCCTACCACCACGTCGTCGGAAGGGCGGTACTTTTTAAAATAGGGCTGCGCTATCCAGTGGAGGCCGGCCGACCTGGCTTCAAAATAAGTGGCGAGTTTTTCGATGTCGCGTTCCGCGCTGTTCGACAGCACCAGGATGTCCTCGACCGCGGGCAGTTCGACCCGACCGTGAAACGGCTGCGGCTCTTCTTCGGGCTCGATTTCCTCGACCACGGGTTCTTCGGGAGGCGGTTGCGCTATCCGGCCAAAATCTCGGGAGCCCTCATAAATGATATAAGCCGCCGTGACGGCGACCGCGATAAAAGAAAAAAGATAGGGCAACAAGCTGCGCATGCAAATCTACTCGATAGACTTGATGCAGAGCTGCATGGTCTTCTTGTTGTTGAAATAATTCCACGTGGGTTCGAACACCACAGATGCCCTGCGGGTCTCCTTGAGGCGTTCCTTGCACTTGCCGAGCCCGAACGCGATCGCCGAGAACACGGGGCTACCCGCCTGCGAGATATCCATCTGGAGGTGCCCGCCGCGGAGTTCCTTGACCTTGTGGACGGTGACATCCTCGGCCCTGAACACGGGGTACGGGAAGTTGCCTCCGAAGGGTTCCATCTGGTCGAAATAGTCGAGCACGGTCTTGTATATGCGGGTGCGCGTGCCTTCGACCACGAGTTCGCGCAAGGCGACCACGATGTCGTAACCGCGGGCCTCGCACTGCGCAGGCATCTCGCCGGTATAGCCCTGCTCTCTTGCAGAGGCGTCCAGGCGCCTGCGGAGTTCGTCGATTTTTTCTGCGGGGAGCGAGAAGCCGGCGGCGTTCGCGTGCCCGCCCCAGCGGTCGAACAGGTCCCGGCTTTCGTAGAGCGCCCTGTGCCAGTTGAAGCCTGGCACGGCGCGTGCGCTAGCATGCGCCACGCCGTCCACTATGGAGAGGACGGCGGCAGGGCGCGAAAATTCCTGCGCGAGCTTTGCGGAAACAATCCCGATGACGCCCACATGCCATCCGTGCCCGTCCACCACGAGCACCTTCGGGATGTCGTCTCCATAAATTTCCTTGACCCGCTTCACCGCCATCTCGGTAATTTCCGCTTCTTTCTGCTTGCGCTTCGTATTCCAGTCCTTGAGTTCCGTAAGCAGTTTCGGGGCGCTGGAATTGTCCGGGCAGAGCAGCAGCTTGAGCGCGGGGTCTGGTTTTTCCATGCGGCCGGGCGCATTCAAGAGCGGTGCAAACTTGTACATCACGTCGATTCCGCCCACGCAGCTCCCGGGCTTCATGAGCGAGGCGTACAGCGCCTGGATTCCGGGCAGGCGGCTTTCTTGCAGGCACTTGAGGCCCCTCTTGGTGAACAACCTGTTCTCAGGAGTCATCTGCACGAGGTCGGCCAGCGTGCCGAGCGCCACCAGGTCGAGCATTTCGGCCGGAGAGGGCATCCCGAGACGTTCGTACAGCGCGCATATGAACTTATACGAAACGCCCACGCCGCAAAGTTCGGGATTGGAGTAGGAATCGCCTTCCTGATGCGGGTCCAGAAGAACGTCGCACGGAGGGAGCGCGTCGCCCGAAGGCTGGTGGTGGTCGATGACCATCACGTGCATTCCCAGTTCCTTCGCATGGGCAATCTCGTCGTTCGCGGTGATGCCCGTATCGACGGTCACCACGTAGCGAGCGCCCGATTCAAACATCTCGTCGACCGCGGAAATCGAAAGCCCGTAACCGTCGCCGAAGCGGTTCGGCAGGCGCCAGTCCGTCTCGATTCCGAGCTTCGCGAAACTCCGCGACAAAAGCGTCACCGAGGTCATCCCGTCCAGGTCGTAGTCACCGAAGATGAAAACCATCTCTTTCTTTTCGCGCACGTCGAGAATCCAGCGCACGGCATCTTCCATGCCCTTGATGCCCCACGGCGAAAGTTCCGCGTCGCCACCCTCGTTCATAATGCGGCTCGCGGCAACCACGTTGCACACGCCCCTGGAGACAAGGAACCTTGCCACCAGATGGGGAATCTTCAGTTCCCGCGCGAGAGTTGACGAGACGGTATCCAGCATTACTTGGAGCCCTCGAAAAGTTTTATCGCAAGCGACTGCAGGCACATCATGGGTGCCGTGCGGCGGCTCGCAATTCTCGACATGGTCTCCTGCACAGTCGCAAGAGCGATTTCAAGCGCGGTTGCATCGATGCGCGGAAAGGCGTCCATGTCCAGTTTCGCCATCGTGTCCGGAAGGCGGAGCGGTGCGCCCGACTCCCTGCGCATGATATCGGAAACGAGGAACGAGAGCACTTCCAAAAATCCGTTCGCCTCCGCCACCTCGTCGAGGCCGGCCTTCGCGAGCGCCTCGAAAAGTTCGCTGTAATCGTTCCGGAGGCTCTTCACGATAAAATCCGAAGCGAGCGCGCACAGTTCACGCGCATGCTCCACATAGTAGAGCGCCTTTCCCGGCGACCCGACCGCAAGCCCGATGACATCGCCGGTAACGCTTTCCTCGTCGGCGTCGGGCCCGAGCATGCGCAGGGTCTCCTCGCGCACTTCCGCATCGCTCAGGGGCAACAGGTGCAACGCGAGGCAACGCGAACGGATCGTCTGCAAGAGGCGGTCTCGGGAAGAAACAGTCAGTATGAAGTAGGTATCGGGCGGAACTTCCTCGAGCGTCTTCAAGAAGGCGTTCGCCGCGGAATCGTTCATGCGGTCGGCCTCGGCCACGATGACCACGCGGACGCGGTCGCCCTTCATGGCAAACGAACCCGTCATCGTGCGGATGAGGTTCACCGAAATCTCACCGCCCGCGCTGAAAATATCGATGCGGTACGGGTTCGCGACAATCTGCTCGATGTATTCCTGCTTGATATCCTGGATGGTGCGGGCAGTGCTGCCGGCAGAGACGCTGTCGGCGCTCCTCGTCTGCACTTCCTTCGCTTCCATCGGGAACACCCAGTTGTCGGTTACGCCCGGGTCCGAAGCCATCTTGCAGCCGAAGCAGTGCCCGCAGGGGCGCTCGTTGCCGTCGGTACACTGCAGGGCCTTCGCGATTTCCATGGCGAGAGCCTTCTTGCCAATGCCTGCGGGGCCGTCGATAAGGATGGCCTGCGGGAATCGGTTCTCGCGGAGCGCCGCCATCACGCGAATGCGCTGACGTTCCTGGGACGCGGGACCATTTAACCGATAATTAATCATTTGCTTTTCAACCACTGAAGCGGGTCCACCGTTTGGGTGCCCTCGCTAACTTGAAAGTACAATTTAATTCCATTTAAGCTCGCGATATCGCCCACCTCGCCAATTTCTTCGCAATTACGCACTTCTTTTCCTTCCTGGACGCGGATGGATCGCATGTGCCCGTATACGGAATACGTACCGCCCTCATGTTCGATAATCACAGAGGGCCCGCGGCCATCGATTTCGGCGACCATCGCGACCGTACCCGCGGCCGCAGCACGTATGGACTGCCCGCGCTTCCCGCGGATTTCCACGCCGAGGTTCCTCGTGGCGATATGCAGCACCGGATGTTCCTGCAGGCCGTAGTTGCTGATGACCTGGCCTTCGAGCGGCATGCATTTCGGTCCCTTCACGGTGCCCGCGATAGTCTTCTTCGGCTTCTCGACGACCTTCGGTTCTTTCTCTTTCTGCTTTTTCTTGCGGGCGGCTTCTGCCTTGCGTTTCTCTTCGGCCTTGCGCGCGGCCTCGAGTTCCTTCTTGCGCTTCTGCTCGAGTTTCTCGATGAGTTTCTGCATCACCTTCTGGTTGCGTTCGAATTCCTGGAGGGCGCGCTGCTGCATCGCCTTGTCGTGCTTGAGGTTCAAGAGCATTTTTTCCTGGTTGCCCACCTGGCTCACCAGTCCCTTTTCTTCGCGGGACTTCTTTTCGCGCAGACGGTTCAGTTCGGCAAGATGTTCTTCTTCGTTGCGCTTCTTCTCGTCGCGTTCCTGCATCATCGACGTGAGCGTTTCCACCAGTATGCGGTCTTCGTTGAGCACATGGTGCACCCAGTACGCCTGACGCTCCGGGTTCCCTTCGCGGGTAAGCAGCTGGTACAGCACCTCGGCATCGCTGTACCTTCCGTTCACGTAAAGCTTGCGCACCCTCTTCTTCATCGCTTCCTTGCGCACCTGGATTTTCTGGTCGAGCGAATCGATATCGCGCGAAAGCTGGTTCACCGCATTCTGCACGAGCGTCTCGTTTTTCGAAAGTTCGGTAATGTAGATGCGGGTCTGGTTCAGGTTCTGGTCCAAGAGCGAAAGCGTATTGAGCACGCCCTTCTCCTCGGTTTCCAGCAGGGCGAGTTCCTCGCGCTTTTTCGCGAGGTCGGATTCCAACTTCTTGAGCGCAGTCCGCTGCTCCTTGATTTGCGCGTCCGTTTTCTTGGGGGCGGCAAGCGAAACACCGACAAGCAGGCAAAGCAAGGCGACAATCAGGCGCATCGGCTAATCCCGTTCGTTCCGTTTTGCAAGCAAGAAATCCTGGACGGTGCGGTAACTGAAGTAGGCCGAAACGAGCGTCACCAGCAGCACGACCAGGCAAAGCAGGCTCCCGAGCCCGCCGACGTTCGCCGCGACCAGCGGGATTGCCTGAGCGACAGATTCCACGACAGCAAGGAGCAGCACGACGGCAAGGCCGCTCCCGACAAGCCCCTGCATCATCCCCTCGAGCACGAAGGGGAACTCGATAAAGAACGGGCTTCCGCCGGCATACTTCATGTTTTCGACAAGGAGCCTGCGCGACAACAGCGAAAGCCGCACCGAATTGCAAATGATAAGCGAAAGCGTCACCAGCAGAAGCAGGCTCAGGCACACGGGCCAGAACACCATCTTGAACTTCCATTCCGACACGCGGGTAGCCCAATCCACGGGCGCCTGCACCTCGTCGAAATAGCCCTCGCGCGATATGGCGGCGACAGTCTCCTCGAGGTCGGCCGGATTGCGGCTTTCCTTCACGAGAGTCATGCGAAAAAACGGAGGGATGGGGTTATCGTCCACAAGGTCGAGCATCTCGCCGGGGAAATGCCTGCGGAAATCGGCCAGGGCGGAATCGGCGCTCACGAACTCGACCGATTCGATACCCCTGAAATGCTCCATGCGCGACTTGATTACGGCGACAGAATCCTCGCCCACATTTTCGGGCAAGAACGCCTCGATGGTATAGAGCGTCCCTTCCGCAGAAAGCACGCGGAATACGGCCCCGAGCACGGTCAGCGACGACGCCAGAAGGAGCGAACATAGGAAAATCGTCAAAAGCGAGGGCAGAATAACCGTGCGGTGCTGTCTCCACCCACGAAAAGATTCCGATATTAGATACCTAAGTTGTCCGAACACGACCTGAATATAACTAAATTTTAGGAGGTCACATTAGGGCGCCTATGAAACATATCGCATTAAAGATTACGGCATTCATCTTCGGGATTGCACTCTGGCTCTACGTCGTCTCGCTCAACACTTTCAAGGTGGAAATCGACGTTCCCGTTCGCCTCGTGAGGCTTCCCGAAATGTTGGCCATCGCGTCCAAGCCGCCGCGCTCCATGAACGTGACCCTCGAAGGCGAACCTTTCGACCTCATGCGACTCCGCTCCAGAATCAAGGGCGGCGACACGACCACCGCAGCTATCATCATCGATTTGCAAGATGCCGAACTCGGCGCCACACGCAAGCTCATCGGCGCGCAGAACTTCTCGGCGCCCGGATTCCCGAACATCAAGTTCATAGAACCCGACAACCAGCGCCTGTTCGTAGACCTCGACCTGGACACCCGAATCGAAAGGAACGTGCCCATACATTCCATGGTCACCTTCGACGCTGCTACCGGCTACCTGCAGACGGATTTCCCGAAACTCGAGCCCGACTTCATCACCGTTTCCGGCGCAAGGAACGTCATCACGCGCATCATCGAAATCCCGACGGACACGCTCGTGTTCGATTCCCTCAAGAACGACGCCAAGTTCACCGTCCCGCTCGATTTCAGCCAATTCCCGGCGCACGTATCGCCCGCGGATTCCGTCATCAACATCTCGGTAAAGGTCCAGAAGATTGCGAAAAAGTCCTTCCCCGACATCCCAGTGCAGCTTATCGGCATGTTCGACAAGAAGACCTTCGAACTGAAACCGAACAAAGTATCAGTCGAGATTACCGGTGGCGACCGCACGCTCGATTCTATCAGCAAAGGAAACCTCGAACTCTTCGTGGAATTCAACCGTTTCCAGATCGAAGACGTGGACAGCCTCGCCCCCACCGTCAAGCTTACCCTGCGTGCGAACGTGAACCGCGAAAAATCCATCAAGGCGATTCAGCTCTCGCCCGACAAGGTATCCCTTTACGAGAACAAAATAATCGTGCCGACGGTCGTCGACTCGCTTGACGAAGACGTCGAGGAGAAGCTGCCATGATCTGGCTCGGAATAGAATCGAGCTGCGACGAAACCGCATGCGCCGTACTGCAAGACGAACCGCTCAAGGTCATTTCGAACCCGCTATACAGCCAGATTGACGAACACGCCCTGTACGGTGGCGTCGTGCCCGAAATCGCCGCACGCGCCCACCTGCAAAAGATTGCCCCCATCGCTGAGGCTGCCGTGAAGGAAGCAGGAATCGACCTCAAGGATATCGACGCGATTGCCTACACGACGGGCCCGGGCCTCATGGGACCGCTCCTCGTCGGAGCAAGCTTTGCACGGGGCCTCGCCCGCGACCTGCAGGTTCCCGCCTACGGAATCAACCACCTCGAAGGCCACCTCGCCGCCGCATGGCTCAGCAACCCCGACATCGAGCCCCCGTTCCTCACGCTCACCGTCTCTGGCGGGCACACGGAACTCGTCATGGAGGAACCCGGCTTCAAGTACACGAGCATCGGGCGCACCCGCGACGACGCCGCGGGCGAAGCATTCGACAAGTGCGGCAAACTGCTCGGGCTCAAGTACCCCGCGGGGGCGACCATCAGCAGGCTCGGCCAGGGCAAGAACCGCAAGTTCGTGGAATTCCCGAGGGCGCTCCATTCCCGCGAGAACTGCGAATTCTCGTTCAGCGGTTTGAAGACCGCAGTACTGCGCTACACCGAGACACACGACCCGGAATACATCCAGGAAAACCTCGGCGACATATGCGCCTCGCTCGAAGACGCCATTGTCGGGAGCCTCGTCGAAAAGACTATCAACGCGCTCAAGAAGACGCGCATGAAGACCCTCGTGATGGGCGGCGGCGTTAGCGCGAACGCCTGGCTCAGGACAAGGTTGCAAGACTACTGCAGCCGGCACGGCATCCGGTTCTGCGTCCCGGACAGGAGCCTCAGCACCGACAACGGCGCCATGATTGCGGCAGCCGCCATACGCCGTGCGCGGCAGGGCATGCTGAAATCCATCGATGTCGTGAAGCCCTGGATGCCTCTAGCCCCATAAAGTTCTAATTTAGTCGCAAAAAAGGGATTTTCCTCACAGACTTTTGCGCGGCTCTTTTCTTTTTTGAATCCTGAAACTATATTATGGGTATGTTTACGAGAATACACAAAATTCTCCTTTTTACCGGAGTGCTCACTGGCGCCCTGTTTTCAGCCGTACCCGCTGCCGACAAGGACATAAACAAGCCCGTAAGCGATGCCGAAATTTTCCGTCCCGAGAAGCGTGAGACGAGGGTTCAGCTCGTCGATTCGAGCAAGAGCAATTCCATCATGCTCAACGTTGACATTTTCGGGAGCCTCGACGTGCAATCCTACTACATCCTGTGGGATAACGTCGACCTGTCTGAAGACCTCAAGAAGATGATGACCACGCGCGACTTCGCTCGCGACGAATTCTTCATGCAGAACATCGATCGCGAGCAGTTCGAACAGGAACGCATGCTGCAGCTGTTCGAAGACCGCAAGCGCGACTTCTTCGCCATATTCCCCGAAGAGGCGCTCAAGGAACTGCAAGAAAAGGAAGAGGAAGACAAGTAGACTGGCCTGTTGAGCCAACATGTCATTCTGAGCGGAGCCGCAGGCGAAGTCGAAGAATCCAGTACAAATTCCAGTATGTTTTCCCGCGAACGTGATTTTAATGAATGGAACCTGTGCGGGTTCGGCGAGGCGCCCGCGTTCCTCTACGAGAACATCGAAAGCACGCACAGCCTCATGAAGTCGCTCGCCACCGCAGGGCAAATCCCTCCGGGCACGCTCATCGTCGCAGATTCCCAGAGCGCAGGCCGCGGGCGACACGAACGCACGTGGAACTCCCCCGCCGGCAAGAACATCTACTTCAACATCCTCATCCCGTTCGAGGGCATTCCGCTGGCATCCGCACCGCAAATCACGCAGGTAGCAGCGCTCACCTTCGCCGAAATATTCCGCGACCTGCAAGACAGTTCCAACGCGCAGGGGCTCGGCAATAACGAAATCGGGAAAGTCGCCGTCAAGTGGCCCAACGACATTCTGTGCGGCAAAAGCAAATTCTGCGGGATCCTCGCGGAACTAGTTTATATAAAATCCGCCGCCGGGCAGGTCGCACCCGCCATCAGCATGGGCGTCGGAATAAACGTGAACAGCGACGCCAGCGACTACATAAGCCTCGGGCGCCCCGTCACCACGCTCAAGGAAATCGCGGGCCGCGAAATAAACCGCGAAAAGTTACTCCAGATGCTCATCGCATGCCTGGAACGCGCCCTCGGGCAGTTCAGGGCCTTCGGGATAACCCCGTGGGTGGCCGCCTGGCGCAAGATGGACCAGTTCATCGGCGCGCGCGGCACCATCGTCGCAAACAACCACTGCACCGACGACAACCGCGACGGCGGCGCAGGCGTACAAAAGAAAACAGGCCGCATCGCCGACATGCGCGACGACGGAAGCCTGCTATTCGAATGCGACGACGGAACCACGGAAGTCGTCTACAGCGCCGATTTGGAAATCTAAATCAGAAGCATTTTCAGCAACTCTTTTCCTAGCTTATAAAAAAAGAGAAGCCCCCTTTGTGGGGGCATCCCTTTTTTCTTAGGAGGAGAACTTTGTATTCTAAAGATACATCCTTATTCAGGATTTGTACACAACTTTTTTGTCCGGCCGACGCAAGTGTGATTTGGAACAAACAAGCCTTATTTCAGCTTGCCCTTGAAGTACATACTCCCGGCCAGCGACACGGCGAGCACCACAATCATCGCGGTAAGGCCCATGTCCGCGAGGCCCTCATATTGCCCCGCAACGCCCGTCTCGATGAGAATCACGAACAGGAGCGCAAGCACAGCGCCCACGGAACCCATCTGCTGGAACATCTTGACCTTGTCTTCGGTCGTAAACTTGCCATTCGTTTTTTTAATAAAGGACATTGACGTCTCCTCCCAAGCAAATCCATACGATGAGTCCGGCCATCACGAGCACGCTTATGGCGACATTCGCCAAGAAAAAGTCGCGGTTCATGGCGTCGAGATCGTCGGACTTGCGGAACAAATGTATATAGAGCACGGCGGCGGTCATGAGCCCGGTCACAATCCACCAGGGGATGCCCATGTTCCACACGAACCCGAAGGCGACACAGAGCGCGAGCATCGCGATGTGGCTCCAGAAGGCGATCTGCAAGGCGCGCTTGCGGCCAAAACGCGCGGGCACCGAATGGAGTCCCATCGCGCGGTCGATTTCTTCGTCCTGCGTGGCGTAAATGATGTCGAAACCGCCCATCCAGAGCATGAGAATCACGAGCAGGAATATCGGGAACACCGCAAACTCGCCGCGAATCGCAATCCAGGCACCGAGAGGGCTCATGCCGATGGCAAAGCCCAAAAACCAGTGGCACAGCCAGCTGAAGCGCTTCCAGTAGGAATAAGAAAGCAGCAAGAGCCACACGGGCAGGGCGAGCATGCCGGCAAGCGGCTGCAGGAGCCAGGCGAACAGCACGAACAGCGCACCGTTTATGGCGAGGAAGGCGATTACGGACTTCTTGCTCAGGCGCCCCGCGGGCAGGTGGCGCCCGGCCGTACGCGGGTTCTTCGCGTCGATTTCGGCATCGGCGATGCGGTTGAAACTCATCGCGCTGTTGCGGGCGGTCACCATGCAGCCCACGATAAGCAGGACAATACGCAGGGCCTCGGCCGCAGTCATGTCGCGGAAGCCGTTAGCGGCCACCCACATGGAACCGAGCGCAAAGGGCATCGCGAAAAGCGAGTGGCTGAAGCGCACCATGTGGCCAAATTCAAGAATTTTTTTTAGCATATAACCCTTCCGACGGTATTTTCCGGCACGAAGTCCACAGGTATCCCATGTTCCGGAGAGCCTCCGTCCCACGGCTTCACGATATCCGCACCCTCCGGAAGAGCGCCCAGGTGCTTCAGGACCTTCGCGACCACAGTATCGACCAGATCCTCGACAGTCGCGGGCCTGCTATAGAACTGCGGGGACGCCGGAATTACCACCGCGCCCGCACGGGTCACGCGTTCCATGTTTTCGATATGGATGAGGTTGTACGGCATCTCTCGCGGGACAATCACCAGCGGGCGGCGCTCCTTGAGGCAAACATCCGCAGAACGCACCAGCAGGTTGTCCGAAGTTCCCGCAGCGATGCGCCCGAGCGTCCCCATGGAACACGGCACCACCGCCATGCCCGCATAGTCGGCAGACCCGCTCGCGCATTCCGCAAAAAAATCATCCACCTTGTAGAGCTTGTCGGCAAGGCCGAAAAGCTCATCCTGCCCTTCGTATTCCACGACCTCGCGACCCGGCGCAGTCACTATGAGCGAGACATTGTGCCCGAACTTTTTCAGGTGCATCGCCGTGCGGGCCGCATAGATTGCACCGCTCGCGCCCGTCACCCCGAGGATATAGCGGCTCATGCGGCACCTCCCGCGGGTGCGTTTTCACCCGAAACAGAGCGGCGCAAAAGTACACGGTACGCCACCCCGAAAAAGCAGGGTTTCACGTGCACGAGTTCAAACCCGTTCTTTTCCGCCAGCGCGACAAAGTCCGCCACCGGCAAAAAGCGTATAATCGAATTCACGAGGTACTCGTAAGCATCGCGCTTGCTAAAGAACGCGCCGAGCACCGGGATAAACAGGGGCGCAAGCCTCCTGTAGAAAGACTTGTTGAACGCGTTCCGCGGCGAAAAGAACTCGAGCACCTGCAGGTAGCCTCCATCGGAAAGCACACGCGCGGATTCCCGCAGGCCGCCTTCCGCATCAGGGAGATTGCGCATGCCAAACCCGTTCAGAACCACATCGAACGAGCCGTCCGCAAACGGCATCTTCATCGCGTCGAGCTGCACGGGAACGGCCGACGTCTTCTTGCCCGCGGCCCCCTTCAGCATGCCGTACGAAAAATCGCCTAGAATGGCGACATCCTGCGTGCCGTTGAATTTCTCGTAAGTCGCGGCAAAATCGCCCGTCCCGCCGCACAAATCGAGCAGTCGCCTGCCGGGGCGCACCTTCCGCAGTTCGCGGCAGCAGCTCCTGCGCCATAAAATATCCTGGCAGCAACTCAACGCATGATTCAAGAAATCATAGCGGTTTGCAATTTCGTCGAACATTTTGCGCACGGGACTCTTCATGCGCACAAA includes:
- the recJ gene encoding single-stranded-DNA-specific exonuclease RecJ translates to MLDTVSSTLARELKIPHLVARFLVSRGVCNVVAASRIMNEGGDAELSPWGIKGMEDAVRWILDVREKKEMVFIFGDYDLDGMTSVTLLSRSFAKLGIETDWRLPNRFGDGYGLSISAVDEMFESGARYVVTVDTGITANDEIAHAKELGMHVMVIDHHQPSGDALPPCDVLLDPHQEGDSYSNPELCGVGVSYKFICALYERLGMPSPAEMLDLVALGTLADLVQMTPENRLFTKRGLKCLQESRLPGIQALYASLMKPGSCVGGIDVMYKFAPLLNAPGRMEKPDPALKLLLCPDNSSAPKLLTELKDWNTKRKQKEAEITEMAVKRVKEIYGDDIPKVLVVDGHGWHVGVIGIVSAKLAQEFSRPAAVLSIVDGVAHASARAVPGFNWHRALYESRDLFDRWGGHANAAGFSLPAEKIDELRRRLDASAREQGYTGEMPAQCEARGYDIVVALRELVVEGTRTRIYKTVLDYFDQMEPFGGNFPYPVFRAEDVTVHKVKELRGGHLQMDISQAGSPVFSAIAFGLGKCKERLKETRRASVVFEPTWNYFNNKKTMQLCIKSIE
- a CDS encoding DNA polymerase III subunit delta' codes for the protein MINYRLNGPASQERQRIRVMAALRENRFPQAILIDGPAGIGKKALAMEIAKALQCTDGNERPCGHCFGCKMASDPGVTDNWVFPMEAKEVQTRSADSVSAGSTARTIQDIKQEYIEQIVANPYRIDIFSAGGEISVNLIRTMTGSFAMKGDRVRVVIVAEADRMNDSAANAFLKTLEEVPPDTYFILTVSSRDRLLQTIRSRCLALHLLPLSDAEVREETLRMLGPDADEESVTGDVIGLAVGSPGKALYYVEHARELCALASDFIVKSLRNDYSELFEALAKAGLDEVAEANGFLEVLSFLVSDIMRRESGAPLRLPDTMAKLDMDAFPRIDATALEIALATVQETMSRIASRRTAPMMCLQSLAIKLFEGSK
- a CDS encoding peptidoglycan DD-metalloendopeptidase family protein translates to MRLIVALLCLLVGVSLAAPKKTDAQIKEQRTALKKLESDLAKKREELALLETEEKGVLNTLSLLDQNLNQTRIYITELSKNETLVQNAVNQLSRDIDSLDQKIQVRKEAMKKRVRKLYVNGRYSDAEVLYQLLTREGNPERQAYWVHHVLNEDRILVETLTSMMQERDEKKRNEEEHLAELNRLREKKSREEKGLVSQVGNQEKMLLNLKHDKAMQQRALQEFERNQKVMQKLIEKLEQKRKKELEAARKAEEKRKAEAARKKKQKEKEPKVVEKPKKTIAGTVKGPKCMPLEGQVISNYGLQEHPVLHIATRNLGVEIRGKRGQSIRAAAAGTVAMVAEIDGRGPSVIIEHEGGTYSVYGHMRSIRVQEGKEVRNCEEIGEVGDIASLNGIKLYFQVSEGTQTVDPLQWLKSK
- a CDS encoding ABC transporter permease, translated to MTIFLCSLLLASSLTVLGAVFRVLSAEGTLYTIEAFLPENVGEDSVAVIKSRMEHFRGIESVEFVSADSALADFRRHFPGEMLDLVDDNPIPPFFRMTLVKESRNPADLEETVAAISREGYFDEVQAPVDWATRVSEWKFKMVFWPVCLSLLLLVTLSLIICNSVRLSLLSRRLLVENMKYAGGSPFFIEFPFVLEGMMQGLVGSGLAVVLLLAVVESVAQAIPLVAANVGGLGSLLCLVVLLVTLVSAYFSYRTVQDFLLAKRNERD
- a CDS encoding YbbR-like domain-containing protein; the encoded protein is MKHIALKITAFIFGIALWLYVVSLNTFKVEIDVPVRLVRLPEMLAIASKPPRSMNVTLEGEPFDLMRLRSRIKGGDTTTAAIIIDLQDAELGATRKLIGAQNFSAPGFPNIKFIEPDNQRLFVDLDLDTRIERNVPIHSMVTFDAATGYLQTDFPKLEPDFITVSGARNVITRIIEIPTDTLVFDSLKNDAKFTVPLDFSQFPAHVSPADSVINISVKVQKIAKKSFPDIPVQLIGMFDKKTFELKPNKVSVEITGGDRTLDSISKGNLELFVEFNRFQIEDVDSLAPTVKLTLRANVNREKSIKAIQLSPDKVSLYENKIIVPTVVDSLDEDVEEKLP
- the tsaD gene encoding tRNA (adenosine(37)-N6)-threonylcarbamoyltransferase complex transferase subunit TsaD produces the protein MIWLGIESSCDETACAVLQDEPLKVISNPLYSQIDEHALYGGVVPEIAARAHLQKIAPIAEAAVKEAGIDLKDIDAIAYTTGPGLMGPLLVGASFARGLARDLQVPAYGINHLEGHLAAAWLSNPDIEPPFLTLTVSGGHTELVMEEPGFKYTSIGRTRDDAAGEAFDKCGKLLGLKYPAGATISRLGQGKNRKFVEFPRALHSRENCEFSFSGLKTAVLRYTETHDPEYIQENLGDICASLEDAIVGSLVEKTINALKKTRMKTLVMGGGVSANAWLRTRLQDYCSRHGIRFCVPDRSLSTDNGAMIAAAAIRRARQGMLKSIDVVKPWMPLAP
- a CDS encoding biotin--[acetyl-CoA-carboxylase] ligase, with the protein product MSQHVILSGAAGEVEESSTNSSMFSRERDFNEWNLCGFGEAPAFLYENIESTHSLMKSLATAGQIPPGTLIVADSQSAGRGRHERTWNSPAGKNIYFNILIPFEGIPLASAPQITQVAALTFAEIFRDLQDSSNAQGLGNNEIGKVAVKWPNDILCGKSKFCGILAELVYIKSAAGQVAPAISMGVGINVNSDASDYISLGRPVTTLKEIAGREINREKLLQMLIACLERALGQFRAFGITPWVAAWRKMDQFIGARGTIVANNHCTDDNRDGGAGVQKKTGRIADMRDDGSLLFECDDGTTEVVYSADLEI
- a CDS encoding UbiA-like polyprenyltransferase, with product MLKKILEFGHMVRFSHSLFAMPFALGSMWVAANGFRDMTAAEALRIVLLIVGCMVTARNSAMSFNRIADAEIDAKNPRTAGRHLPAGRLSKKSVIAFLAINGALFVLFAWLLQPLAGMLALPVWLLLLSYSYWKRFSWLCHWFLGFAIGMSPLGAWIAIRGEFAVFPIFLLVILMLWMGGFDIIYATQDEEIDRAMGLHSVPARFGRKRALQIAFWSHIAMLALCVAFGFVWNMGIPWWIVTGLMTAAVLYIHLFRKSDDLDAMNRDFFLANVAISVLVMAGLIVWICLGGDVNVLY
- a CDS encoding UbiX family flavin prenyltransferase, which translates into the protein MSRYILGVTGASGAIYAARTAMHLKKFGHNVSLIVTAPGREVVEYEGQDELFGLADKLYKVDDFFAECASGSADYAGMAVVPCSMGTLGRIAAGTSDNLLVRSADVCLKERRPLVIVPREMPYNLIHIENMERVTRAGAVVIPASPQFYSRPATVEDLVDTVVAKVLKHLGALPEGADIVKPWDGGSPEHGIPVDFVPENTVGRVIC